TTACACATATATTAGTCCAAAACTAATACTAAATATCACATAACTTAGTTTAAAGTTAATACAACATAGCTAACTTAGTTTaaagttaatataacatagttaataCCACATAAGGTTGGTCACTTCTTTTGGTTATAAATCATTTCTTGTAGCCACTCCAACTGTGACTCTGGGTCCTTGAAAGTAAGGAACATCTCTCTATGTGACCTTTTTAGTAAGATATAGGAAGCTTGAACCACAAACGTATTTTCCACTCCAGGAAGTGCTCTCACAATCGTCATGACATTATTAATTGAACTTGGTGACTCTTGAGAAGTACGTTCAAACCTATTTTGACATATAGTTATTAATTGACTAATACGATCGTCCAACATTGCAGCTcctcttatcttcttctttttcttctgtgAGGGTATTGATTCACTAGTTCGCTTTTGTCCTGAACTACGTGACTGACTAGTATGTCCTTGCTGCAAACTATCAATGTCTAAATTCATGTCACATTGGTTATCCTTAAATTCGGAGTTACCATCTGAATCACCAACACCCTCTTCTGGCATTGTTGGAGGGAGTGTATTTGAAGAAGGGGTCCATGCAGCTACCCCAGTTGCTGCAACATCCCTAAACATTATATCAAGTTGTTCTAGATTCTGTGGACCTttctcttgaaattttttagctttGGGTAATTCCTACAAaatgtaattgtaattttactcatataacaataataaaaaaaaactatttccaactaactacatattaataaaatactcAACTCACCTTCAACTTCAGGCCCCACCAATCATCAGTAGCAGCAATCGTTCCCTTCACTGCATCCCAACCTAATCCTGTGTCAAGATTTCTCAATTGTTCCCACACTTTCCAATCACCTTTTAATACATCCCACCTACTTCTTAATTGGTCCTTATCATAGGAGTGCTTCAAGTATATGTATACAAGAGGTCCTCTTAAAAGTCTTACACTGAAATTTTAACAAATAGTGAGAATCCAGAAAAGAGGAAGATGAGACTGCCCAAAACATTTAACAATTCCATATAGTGATCTTCAAAATAATCTTAATCCAACAAATCAACTGCAATATCCAAGGTTATTAACCTTGAGAACAAATCatacaaataccaaaataacaATTTACGAGTCAACTAGATTCAAATTTACATTAAATTCCAATTCTAAATGAAGCAAAACACTTCCACTCCTCATTGTTAAAGAccaaaaaattcacataaacaataaaatttgcaaaaaaatctaCCATtcagtacccaaaaaaaaaaacattgtataGCTTAAACCTCAATTCTTAAACTAAGCAATAAATTCTTACAACAAAGCattcaaaacccagaaaatcacataactaataatcaacaaaaaccacaaaaaccaacccaaaaaacTCAAGCTACCACTCAGTactagaaaacataaaaataaatataacccCATAACATaactaaaacttgaaaattcaTATCAAGCAAAAGACTTTCAACCACAACCTTAAAAACCCagataattaaataactaataatcaacattaaaacacaaaaacttgTGTGGGGTGCTGATGGGTGTGCGTGCTCTGCTGATATGGGGTGCGTCTGCTGCTGATGGGGCATGAAATCAAAACTTCGATCATATTCCTCCACGACACCCAGATATGCATATCGCAAAATGAAACAACATTCCAATGAAATAAATGTGTACCCAGAAAATTGAGGAAGATCTCGAACAAAAGCAGAGAGGGGAGAGTGTTATTACCTTGGCTCATTCGAATTTGAAAGTCCTCAgcg
The sequence above is drawn from the Quercus robur chromosome 7, dhQueRobu3.1, whole genome shotgun sequence genome and encodes:
- the LOC126691521 gene encoding L10-interacting MYB domain-containing protein-like, with the protein product MSDLEMSHEELREALAKSREELAICRGEVAQSEARHREEMAEAEARAQARMAEMMASMKTMFASLSQGIHDLGHSQKIVEVGLGVGEGGTIRPQLSATQRSTGHLAKGWQSPGCAQGEAEDYSAVNLTKEHCCGYWFLDQGYRYPDWVQMEGLGVVKERNCVRQSVRLLRGPLVYIYLKHSYDKDQLRSRWDVLKGDWKVWEQLRNLDTGLGWDAVKGTIAATDDWWGLKLKELPKAKKFQEKGPQNLEQLDIMFRDVAATGVAAWTPSSNTLPPTMPEEGVGDSDGNSEFKDNQCDMNLDIDSLQQGHTSQSRSSGQKRTSESIPSQKKKKKIRGAAMLDDRISQLITICQNRFERTSQESPSSINNVMTIVRALPGVENTFVVQASYILLKRSHREMFLTFKDPESQLEWLQEMIYNQKK